The segment GTCCCGACCCCCGTATAGAACTCCACATTCACCAGGTGGATGTTCTTGCAGTCCAGCGCATACGCCAGCCCGCCCGCCACGAACACCCCGCCCCGCGCGATCGACAGCACGATGTCCGGTTCATACCCGTCGTCCGCGATCGTCTGCGCCAGCTCGCGTACGGCCGTGCCGAACCCCTCGTACGTCAGGTTCTCCCGCACCCCGTCACCCATCCGCCGTCACACCTGCGTCCGGTGGAAGTTCATGAACGACCGGGAAGCCGTCGGCCCCCGCTGCCCCTGATACCGCGACCCGTACTTGTCCGACCCGTACGGGAACTCCGCCGGCGACGTCAGCCGGAACAGGCACAGCTGCCCGATCTTCATCCCCGGCCACAGCTTGATCGGCAGCGTCGCCACATTCGACAGCTCCAGCGTCACATGCCCCGAGAACCCCGGGTCGATGAAGCCGGCCGTCGAGTGCGTGAGCAGCCCCAGCCGCCCCAGCGAGCTCTTGCCCTCCAGCCGCGAAGCGATGTCGTCCGGCAGCGAGATGACCTCATACGTCGACGCCAGCACGAACTCACCCGGATGCAGGATGAACGGCTCATCCCCCTCCGGCTCCACCAGCCGCGTCAGATCCGGCTGCTCGACCGCCGGATCGATATGCGGATACCGGTGGTTCTCGAACACCCTGAAGAACCGGTCCAGCCGGACATCAATACTCGACGGCTGCACCATCGACGCCTCGAACGGGTCCACCCGCACCCGTCCACCGTCGATCTCGGTCCGGATGTCCTTGTCAGAGAGAAGCACCCCAGCAGGTTACGCGGCCACACGGCCCCGGCCGAATCCACCACCCCGGAGCCGCGCGCCCGCGCCCTCTCCTACTGTTGCAGCTCCCGCACATCCACCGGCACCGCACTCCTCAACCGCGCACACCGCGGACACCGGATCAGCCGCCCCGGCCCCAGCCGGTCGGCCCCCAGGTTCTGCATCGGAAACGTAGTGGTGCTGAACACATGCCCTTCGGCACAACGAACGACGGTGCGATCCATCGCTCCCCTTCTCCCCTGCACGCCAACGACGAAAGCCACATTAGGGGATCAACCACCCCACCCCACACACGGCACTCCGCACGCACCCGCACCAGGAATCACCCCCCAACCTATGCCCCGCAGAACCCTTCCCGCACCCCCTTCCACCCAGCCGCCCACACAGCGAAACGGCCCTGGACGTATGCGTCCAGGGCCTGCCATGAGGTACAGTGTGCGACGTTGAGATGCCCCACGGGTGATCTTCGCGGGTGTAGTTTAATGGTAGAACATGAGCTTCCCAAGCTCAGAGCGCGGGTTCGATTCCCGTCACCCGCTTCATACTTGAGCCCCAGGTCGGCGACCTGGGGCTTGCTTGTTGTCTAGACCTCCCGAAGGCCTCCGCACCACTTGCGCACCACTTGGGGCTCAAATAGAGCCTCCACGGCGCTCAGCAACGCCCTTCGCGGCGGGTCCGACGTAGAGCTTCAGGCCGTGTGCGGCCCGGCGGGCGATCTCTTCCAGTTCGCGGGCGAGCTGTCATGGCGTTCCGGGTGCCCGCGCGGGATTGTCATGCCGTCTCGTCGGTGTGTTCCGTGCGGAGGCAGTCGGGGCAGGTGCCGGTGAGTTCGACGGTGTGCTGTACGTCGGCGTAGCCGGAGGAGTTGCTGATGGCGGTGGCCCATGACTCGATGACGGTGGCGTCGACGGGCAGGCCGAGTCCGCACCGGCGGCACAGCAGGTAGTGCTGGTGTTCCTCGGCGGGGCGGTAGCGGAAGAGGCGTTCGCCGGCGGGGTCGCGGACGACATCGGCGCGGCCCGCTTGGGAGAGGGCGGTGAGGGTGCGGTAGACGGTGCTGAGGCCGACGCGCTCGCCGGTGGAGAGCAGGCGGGCGTGGAGGGCCTGGGCGCTGGTGAAGTCGGCGCCGGCGATCAGGGCGGCAAGTACGGTGGCGCGCTGCGGCGTTCGGCGCCCGATGAGCTCCACGGGTGTGCGGTCGTCGCTCATGTCAGGCTGTCAGAGGGGCGGTACGCCTCCGGAACCCGGGCAGGAACGTCGCGGCGTACACGGCGGTGGCGGCGGCCAGGATGCCGAAGCTGGGCGGCATCCGGGGCACCGCATAGCTGAGGGCAAGGCCGGTCCACATCTCGGCCACCGCGAGGGCGGCGGACAGGGCCAGGGCTCGGTAGGGGCGGTCGGTGAGGCGCTGGGCGGCGCCGGCGGGGGCGGCGAGCAGGCCGAGGATGAGCAGGGAGCCGACGGCCTGGGTGGCCTCGGCCGCGCAGGCGCCGACCAGCGCCAGGAAGGCGAAGCCCAGCAGGCGTACGGGCACGCCCCGGGCGGCGGCGACCGCCTCGTCGACAGAGGCGAAGAGCAGGGGCCGGGCGATGGCCAGCACCGTCGCGCAGATTCCGGCCGCCATCAGGGCGGCGGTCAGGGCCTGGCCGGCGGACAGCCCGAAGATCGAGCCGAAGAGGACGTTGACGCCGGCGCCGCCGTTGGCCGCGCTGCGGGAGGTCGTGTAGAGGGTGAGGAAGAAGACGCCCAGGCCCAGGATCCAGGAGAAGACGCTGCCGATGGCCACGTCGTCGGCCCGGCCCCGGCTGCCGAGGGTGCCGAGCAGCAGGGCGACGGCGATGGTGGCGGCGAACAGCCCGAGGCGCAGGTCGTAGCCGAGGGCGAGGGCGGCCAGGGCGCCGGTGAAGGCGACGTGGCTGAGCGCGTCCCCGGTGAAGACCTGGGCGCGCAGCACCAGGAAGTAGCCGGTCAGTCCTGCTGCGGCGGCGATGGCGGTGCCCGCGAGCAGGGCGTGCTGGAAGAAGGGGTGGCCGAACGCGCCGGCCCATCCGGGTGCCGCCAGGACAGTCGTCGTCATACCGGTAGCCGTGATCATGCCGCACCTCCGGCGGTTACGAGGCCCGGGTGCGCCCTGCCGGCCAGTCGGCCCAGCCGGGCCAGTACGTAGGCGGCGAACGCGAAGGTGGTCACGTAAAACCCGATGGGGTAGGGCGAGTAGTAGGCGACGATCAGGCCGAGCCAGGTCACCGCGAGGGCGATGAGCACGGACAGCGCGAGGCTGACGGCGGGCCGGGCGGTGAGGGTCTGGGCGGTGGCGGCGGGCATCACGAGCAGGGCGAAGACCAGCAGGGTGCCGGTGATCTGGCTGGCCTCGGCGGCGGCCGCACCCAGCAGGACCAGGAACAGTGTGGACAGCAGGCGCACCGGCACCCGGCGGCCGGCGGCGACGTCGGCGTCGACGGAGGCGAACAGCAGCGGGCGCCCGATCGCGGCGAGGACGCCGAGGACGGCGACCGCCACCGCGAGCAGGATCCAGACCTGGGTGGTGGTGATGCCCAGGAAGCTGCCGAAGAGCAGGGAGGTGACGCCGCCCAGCAGCCCCTTGTAGAGGGCGGTGAACAGGAAGCCGCAGGCGAGCAGGAATGCCTGGACGGTTCCGGTGAGCGCCGATTCATGCCCGTCGGCGTCGCGTCCGGCGCGCGGGACGGCGGCGATGACCAGGGCGGCGACAAGGCAGAAGGCGAAGTAGCCGTAGGTGGCGCTGACGCCGATGAGGGTGGCCCCGGCCGCGCCGGGGAAGCCGACCACCGCCAGGGTGTGCCCGGCGAAGCTCTGCCGGCGCAGCACCATGAACCAGCCCATGACCCCCGCCGCGACGGCGACGACTGTGCCGGCCCGGAAGGCGTTGACCATGAAGGGGAACGCCCACATCTGCTGAAGGTCGGTCACCGGATTCCACGACCAACCCGCATAGGCGTCAGCGAGCAGCACCGCGGCCTCCCTGCCCCGGCACGGTGGGCCGGTCGGCGTGCCGGTCGGTGTGGATGGCGGGTGCCTCCGGCTGTCCTACGACCACGAGCCTGCCGTCGGAGGTGCGCAGGACCTCGATGGGGGTGCCGTACAGCCGGGACAGGGTCTCGGAGGTGATCACCTGCTCGGGGCGGCCCGCGACGGCGCCGCCCTCGGCGAGATACACCACGCGGTCCAGCCGGGACAGGATCGGGTTGACGTCGTGCGCGACCATGACCACGGTCACGCCCTCCTCCCGGCAGATCCGTCCGACCAGCGCGGCCACGGCCGCCTGGTTGGGCAGGTCGAGGCTGTCCAACGGCTCGTCCAGCAGCAGCAGTTCGGGGCGGCGTACGAGCGCCTGCGCGATCAGCAGCCGCTGCTGCTCGCCACCGGAGCACTGCCCGATCGGCCGGTCCGCGTACGCCGACGCCCCGACCACCTCGATCACCTCGGCGATCCGGTCCCGGGCGGCCCTGCGCCGGGCGCGGCGCACGAAGGGCAGCGGCACGCCCCAGCGGTCCCCGTCCCAGCCCAGCCGCACGATGTCCCTGCCGCGCATCCGCAACGAGGCGTCGAAGCTGCGGCGTTGGGGCAGATAGCCGACCCGCTGCCCGGCCCGGCCGGGCCGCTCGCCGAGGACCCGCACCTCGCCGGCGGCGGGTGGCAGCACCCCGAGCAGGACCTTCACCAGGGTGGACTTGCCAACCCCGTTGGGTCCGAGCACCGCGACGAACTCGCCCGCGCCGACCTCCAGATCGACCCCGGACCACAGGGTGCGCCCGCCGACCCGCACCGCCGCGCCGTGCAGCGACACCACAGCCCCGGCGGCGGGGCCGACAGCGGGCTCGGCGGGACGGGCCACCCGTGCCACGGGTTTCACGGTCACTTCCCGGTGGCCTTCGCCAGAGCCGCTTCGATGCCCTGGAGCTGGCGGACCTGCCAGGCCTGGAACGAGGCCCCCGCCGGGGTGAGGGTCTCGGTGACGGTGGCCACCGGGATGCCCTCCGCCTTGGCGGCCTTGACCTGGGCCTGGACGTCCGGGGTGGCGTTCTGGCTGTTGTAGACGTAGACCTTGATCTTCTTGCCCGATATCTGCCCGTCGATGGTGGCCTTGTCCTTGGCCGTGGGGTCGGTGCCCTCGCTGATCGCGCTGAGGAAGGAGTACGGGGTGAGCATCTTCAGCCCCAGCCCGTCGGCGAGCGGTGACACGATCGACTCCGACGCGCCGATCGGGGTGCCCGCGTACTTCGCCTTGATGTCGGATATCAGCTTGTTGTACGGGGCGAGGGTCGTGGTCTCGAAGGTGGTCTTCAGCTTGTCGAAGTCGGCGGCGTCGGCCGGGTCGATCTTCTTGTAGTCCGTCGTGATCTTCTCGATGACCTGGTGGACGTTGTCGGGTGAGTACCAGCGGTGCGGGTTGCCGCCGGGCTTGATGCCGACCAGGTCGCCGACCTTGAGGTCGGTGCGGCCGGAGACGGGGTTGGCGGACAGCAGCTTGTCCGCCCAGGCGTCGTAGCCGATGCCGTTGACCACCGTGTACTGGGCTCCCGCCACCGTGCGGGCGTCGGCCGCGGTGGGCTCGTAGTCGTGCGGGTCCGCGTCGGGGTTGTCGATGATGCTGGTGACCTTGACGTGGCTGCCGCCCAACTGCGAGGCGATGCTGCCCCAGAAGTTCTCCGCCGCCACCACCTGGATCGTCTTCCCGCCACCGGAACCGGAGGACGAGGCGTCCGCCGACGTACTGCCGGAGGAGGAGGTGGAGCAGGCGGTGGCCGTTATCGCGGCCATGACCGCGACACCGCCGAGGGCGAACCGGGACGGCCGGGATCCGGCGGAACGGGACGGGGCAACGCTCATGACGGGGGTTCTCCTCACCAAGCCGGGCCGCGCGTCAGCGGACCAGCGGCACTTCGGGACACCCTCAACGCTAAATGGGAATGACTTTCAAAACCATAGATCAATATGCAGATATGAAAATCATTACCATCTCTTGACCGCCTGAACGCGCGTGACGGTGGCGACGTGAGAACACATGCGTAGATCGCCATATGCTAATGTCGCTATACATTGACCGCCCGCCGGCTTTCCCGGTGGCGCACGTGAGGAGTTCCGCCATGTCCACTGCCGTTGACCACCGCCCCCACCCGGCTCACGAGCACGTCCACGGCGAGGGGTGCGGCCACGTCGCGATCCCGCACGGCGACCACGTCGACTACGCGCACGACGGTCACATTCACCGGACACACGGCGACCACGCCGACGAGTGCGCGGATGCGGAGCACTCGGTGCACCAGGGCCACGACCACGAGCACGGCCCTCAGTGCGGGCACGTCGCTGTGCCGCACGACGGTCACACGGACTACGTCCACGACGGACACCGCCACGCGGCCCACGAGGACCACTGGGACGACCACTGACCGCCTTCGACCGCACACAACTGAAAGTCGTTCTCACATGCTAATGTGCGCATGTGACAACAGCTTCAGTGCCGGACGAACCCATACAGGACCTGCACGCGGCCAGTGAGCTGCTTCGGGCCCTGGCCTCCCCGGTCCGGCTGGGCATAGTGCGCGAGCTGTCCGGGGGCGGCAAACGCGTCCACGAGCTCGTCACCGCCCTCGGCGTCAGCCAGCCCCTGGTCTCCCAGCACCTGCGCGTATTGCGCGCCTCGCGGATCGTCACCACCCGCCGCGAGGCCCGCGAGATCGAGTACTCCCTCACCGACGACCACGTCGCCCACATAGTGCTGGACGCGATCCGGCACGCCCAGGAGTAACCGGGCATGTCCGGCCCCTCAGGACGCCCTGATCCTCGGGAGGTCCTGGTACGGGTCGTCGGGCTCGGGGATGCGCTTGACGGTGGCCGTGTCCAAGGCCGCGCGGGCGGAGTCGGTGCCGACCTTTCCGGTGGGGCGCCACGTGCCGGTGACCGTCACCCAGGTGTCGGCGGGCGGCGCGGTCGCGCCGTGCATCTCCACCTTGAAGGCGGTGGCGTCGGCGGCGCAGCAGGTGACGATCAGCCGGGTGAGGTACCAGGTGCCGTTGGTGCCGGGGGTGACGAAGCCGGTGAGCCGTACCGTGCGGCCGCGCAGGGACCTGTCGGTGTCCCACTTGGCGCGGGAGCCGAACTCGCTCACGGACAGCGCGAGCGGGTCCTTGCCCGGGAGGGCGGGGAAGGTGCCGGCGCCGGAGGTTGTCGCGGTGTCGTTGCGGGAGGCGGTGTACGAGCCGAGGGCCGGCGGGGCGAAGAGGAGCAGCAGGAGTGCGGGCACGTAGAGCAGCCATGCGATGCGCGGGCCCTTGCTGTGGTCGTGCCCGTGGTCGTCATGGTGGTCGTCCGGCCCGTGTCCGGGTTCGTCGCGGCTGAAGGGGAATCCGTCGCGGGCGGCGGCGATCATGCCGAGCAGGACCAGCAGTACGCCGGAGGCGATGAGCAGGGGCCGCAGCCCGGCCTTGACGTAGCGCAGGTAGAGGTCGCTGAAGAGCGCGATGTGCAGCAGGCCCGCGCCGGTCAGCAGGAGCAGCAGCACCTGGAGGTTGCGTTTCACAGCAGTAGCCACCCGATCAGCGCGCTGCACACGACGGCCATGAACCATGTGGCCGTGGAGAAGCGCAGTGCGAACGCCCGTCCGAAGGTACCGGACTGCAGGGCGACGAGTTTCAGGTCGACCATCGGCCCGACCACCATGAAGGCGAGCCGGGCGGTGGGCGAGAACCCGGTGAGGGAGGCGGCGACGAAGGCGTCGGCCTCGGAGCAGATGGCGAGGATCACGGCGAGTGCGCCCAGCACCGGCACGGCCAGCCAGGGCGAGTCGGTGAACGTCCGCAGCACGGAGTGCGGCACGGCGACGTTGAAGGTGGCCGCAGCGGCCGCTCCGACTGCGAGGAACCCCCCGGCGTGCAGGAAATCGTGCTGCAGGGAGGTCCGGAACTCCTCCAGGCGCCCGCTCCCCGGGGCGTGCCCGGCCGGGCCCTTGGGCAGTCGCAGCCACTTCTCGCGGCCCGCGGCGACCCACAGCCAGCCCATCCCCACAGAGGTGGCCAGCGAGGCGGCGAGCCGCGCCAGCACCATCTGCGGGTTGCTGGGGAAAGCGATGGCGGTCGCCACCAGCACTATCGGGTTGATGGCCGGCGCCGACAACAGGAAGGCCAGCGCTGCCGCCGGGGTCACCCCGCGCCGCATCAGGCTCCCGGCAACCGGCACCGAGGCGCATTCACACCCCGGCAGCAGAGCCCCGGCCGCGCTCGCCACCGGCACCGCGAGTGCCGGGCTGCGGGGCAGTATCCGCGTGAAGACCCAGGCCGGTACGAAGGCGCTGATCGCCGCCGACACCAGGGTGCCCAGCAGCAGGAACGGGATGCCCTGGATCACGATGGCCACGAAGACCGTCTGCCACGCCTGCACCGCCGGCCGGTCGAGCCACAGGACGACCTCGGGCCCCAGCAGCACCACCGTAGCGCCGATCACGGCCAGCGACAGGCCACCGACGACCGTGAAGAACAGGGCACGCGCCGCAAGACGCAGCCCGTCGCCCGCTCCGGGCGCGATGGCCGGTCGCTCGCTTACCGGCCTCTCCCGCACCGGCTGCGCCGTTCCGCCTGTTCCGTCGACCACGTCTCCCATTTCCTGCACGGCCACCGCCGGACCACGGATTCCAAGGGCCCCAGAGTAGCCGCGGCGGCCCGTGCGGCACGGAAGGCGGCGAAACATTCCACGGAGAGCCGCTCAGCGCTTCCGGCGGTACGCGGGAGGCGCTCTCGGCCCCGGATCGGACTCGATAGAAATGGATTCCATTTTCATATAGCGTTGGGCTCCCCGACCCAGGAGGCTCCCAGCCCATGGCCGTACCCAAGCGGAAGATGTCCCGCAGCAATACCCGGCACCGTCGCGCGCAGTGGAAGGCCAGCGTGCCCGCTCTGGTCCCCGTCACCATCGACGGCTCCGTGTACCGGGTACCGGGCAGGCTCGTGAAGGCGTACCAGCGCGGTCTACTGAACCCGGAGGGCTGACCGCGCCATGTCCGACCTGGCCGACCACCTGCCCGTCACCGTCCTGTCCGGCTTCCTCGGCTCGGGCAAGACCACACTGCTCAACCACCTCCTCAACAACCGCGACGGTCTGCGGGTCGCGGTGATCGTCAATGACATGAGCGAGGTCAACATCGACGCCGCGCTCGTCCGCGGCGGCGATGCCGCGCTGTCGCGCACCGAGGAGCGGCTGGTGGAGATGACCAACGGCTGCATCTGCTGCACCCTGCGCGACGACCTGCTGGAAGAGGTCGACCGGCTGGCCCGCGAGGGCCGGTTCGACTACCTGCTCATCGAGTCCAGCGGAATCTCCGAACCGATGCCGGTCGCCGCCACCTTCGCCTTCCCCCGCGACGACGGCGCGACGCTGGGCGACATCGCCCGACTGGACACCATGGTCACGGTCGTCGACGCCGCCAACTTCCTGCCTGAACTCGCCGGCGGGGACGGCCTCGCCGAGCGCGGGCTCGACCAGTACGAGGACGACGAACGCACCGTCAGCGACCTGCTCATGGACCAGATCGAGTTCGCCGACGTCATCGTCCTCAACAAGCTCGACCTGGTCGACGAGCAACAGGCCGCGACCCTGCACGCCGCGCTCACCCGGCTCAACCCCGCCGCCCGGATCGTGCCCGCCCGGCACGGCCGGGTGGACCCCGCCGACGTCCTGGGCACCGGCCGCTTCGACCTGGAGCGCGCCCAACAGGCACCCGGCTGGGTCATGGAACTCAACGGCGACCACATGCCCGAGACCGAGGAGTACGGGATCTCCAGCACCGTCTTCCGCGCCGGACGTCCCTTCCACCCCGGCCGGCTCTGGGAGTTCGTCACCGAGGGGCTCGACAGCGGCGCGTACGGGCAGATCCTGCGCTCCAAGGGCTTCTTCTGGCTCGCCAGCCGCCCCCGGGTGACCGGCCTGTGGTCGCAGGCCGGCGCAGTCGCCCGCTTCGAGCCCTCCGGCGCCCGCGACCCGGGCAACAACAACGAACAGCAGGGCCAAGAACTGGTGTTCATCGGTACCGGACTGCGCCCCGACGCGCTGCGCGCGGCCCTCGCAGCCTGCCTGATCACGGAAGCGGACACCGGGTCGGTCCCGTTGCACGACCCGTTCCCGGCCTGGGACACGTACGGCATCGACGACACCTGCGAGCACGAGCACAAGCACGACGCGTTCGAGCAGGCTCCCCGTCCCGTGGCCGCCGCGGCGCGGACGCGATGACCCGCCCCTTCACGCTGGTCGTCTGCCGGGCCGGATGCGACGGACCGGCGGCCTCCGCCGTCATGGAATCCCTCAGGGACGCCGTACGGACCGCCCCGCACGGCGTCCTGGTCGCCACCGCGTGCCTGCGCGGCGTCCTGCGGTGCGACGCCTTCGGCCCGTACGGGAGCGGAGTCCGGGGTCTCTTCGCCGTGGTGCAGCCCTGCGACACCGATCGCCGCCCCCACGGAACTCCGATCCGGCTCGGACCGCTCACCGGCCCCGCCGACGCGGCGGCGATCGGCGCCTGGCTGCGGGCCGGTATGCCGGACGACGGCACCCTGCCCCAGCACCTGCGGGCCGCCCCGCCGCCCCGGGCGGTCGCCCACCTCAACTGACGTCGGCCGCCGATGGTCCGCGTGCCACCGACTTCTCGGTGGCACGCGGACGTTCACTTACCGGAAGAGTAGGGAAGCAGCGCCATCTCCCGGGCGTTCTTGATCGCGCGCGCCAGTTGCCGCTGCTGCTGGGCGCTGACCCGGGTCACCCGCCGGCTGCGGATCTTGCCGCGGTCGGAGATGAACTTCCTGAGCAGATCGGTGTCCTTGTAGTCGATGTACGTGATCCTCGCTGCGTCGAGCGGGTTCGGCCTGGGGGCACGGGGCTTGTCGGCACGGTTGCTGCGGCGGTCCATGGGGGCCTTTCGCTGAGGGGGCTTACGGGACGGGGTCCAGGAGGGAGTCAAAGGCGGGCGGCAGGTGCTTCCAGGCCGTACGTCCGCCGGTGTACTCGGCGTCGGTCAGCAGGCACGAGTCGAGGAGCTCGGCCAGGCCGTCGCGGTCGAGTCCGGGTGAGGTGAAGACGAGGTGCTGGCAGCAGTCCCCGTGCTCGGGGTGCCAGTCCAGGGCCGCCGCCGCCCTGCGCTGGGGCGGCACCATCTCCCAGGCCGCGTCGGGCAGCGAGGCGAGCCATGGACCGTTGTCCTCGACACACAGCGCGCCGCCCGCGGCGTCCCAGGACAGCAGGGTGTCCGGGCGGTCGGCGAGCCAGAAGCGGCCCCGGCTGCGGGTGGCGGCGCAGGCCAGGTCCTCCAGCGCCGCATAGAGCCGTTCGGGATGGAAGGGCCGGTGCCGGCGCCACACGAAGGTGCTGATCCCGCACGCGTCTGCTTCCTGCGGCAGCAGCGCGCAGGCCGGATGCTGCCGGGCTGCGGCTGCCTGGACGTCGAATCCGGCAAAGGCCGCCTCGGCC is part of the Streptomyces sp. NBC_01262 genome and harbors:
- the dcd gene encoding dCTP deaminase → MLLSDKDIRTEIDGGRVRVDPFEASMVQPSSIDVRLDRFFRVFENHRYPHIDPAVEQPDLTRLVEPEGDEPFILHPGEFVLASTYEVISLPDDIASRLEGKSSLGRLGLLTHSTAGFIDPGFSGHVTLELSNVATLPIKLWPGMKIGQLCLFRLTSPAEFPYGSDKYGSRYQGQRGPTASRSFMNFHRTQV
- a CDS encoding Fur family transcriptional regulator, which produces MSDDRTPVELIGRRTPQRATVLAALIAGADFTSAQALHARLLSTGERVGLSTVYRTLTALSQAGRADVVRDPAGERLFRYRPAEEHQHYLLCRRCGLGLPVDATVIESWATAISNSSGYADVQHTVELTGTCPDCLRTEHTDETA
- a CDS encoding metal ABC transporter permease is translated as MTTTVLAAPGWAGAFGHPFFQHALLAGTAIAAAAGLTGYFLVLRAQVFTGDALSHVAFTGALAALALGYDLRLGLFAATIAVALLLGTLGSRGRADDVAIGSVFSWILGLGVFFLTLYTTSRSAANGGAGVNVLFGSIFGLSAGQALTAALMAAGICATVLAIARPLLFASVDEAVAAARGVPVRLLGFAFLALVGACAAEATQAVGSLLILGLLAAPAGAAQRLTDRPYRALALSAALAVAEMWTGLALSYAVPRMPPSFGILAAATAVYAATFLPGFRRRTAPLTA
- a CDS encoding metal ABC transporter permease gives rise to the protein MLLADAYAGWSWNPVTDLQQMWAFPFMVNAFRAGTVVAVAAGVMGWFMVLRRQSFAGHTLAVVGFPGAAGATLIGVSATYGYFAFCLVAALVIAAVPRAGRDADGHESALTGTVQAFLLACGFLFTALYKGLLGGVTSLLFGSFLGITTTQVWILLAVAVAVLGVLAAIGRPLLFASVDADVAAGRRVPVRLLSTLFLVLLGAAAAEASQITGTLLVFALLVMPAATAQTLTARPAVSLALSVLIALAVTWLGLIVAYYSPYPIGFYVTTFAFAAYVLARLGRLAGRAHPGLVTAGGAA
- a CDS encoding metal ABC transporter ATP-binding protein, with product MSLHGAAVRVGGRTLWSGVDLEVGAGEFVAVLGPNGVGKSTLVKVLLGVLPPAAGEVRVLGERPGRAGQRVGYLPQRRSFDASLRMRGRDIVRLGWDGDRWGVPLPFVRRARRRAARDRIAEVIEVVGASAYADRPIGQCSGGEQQRLLIAQALVRRPELLLLDEPLDSLDLPNQAAVAALVGRICREEGVTVVMVAHDVNPILSRLDRVVYLAEGGAVAGRPEQVITSETLSRLYGTPIEVLRTSDGRLVVVGQPEAPAIHTDRHADRPTVPGQGGRGAAR
- a CDS encoding metal ABC transporter solute-binding protein, Zn/Mn family, which produces MSVAPSRSAGSRPSRFALGGVAVMAAITATACSTSSSGSTSADASSSGSGGGKTIQVVAAENFWGSIASQLGGSHVKVTSIIDNPDADPHDYEPTAADARTVAGAQYTVVNGIGYDAWADKLLSANPVSGRTDLKVGDLVGIKPGGNPHRWYSPDNVHQVIEKITTDYKKIDPADAADFDKLKTTFETTTLAPYNKLISDIKAKYAGTPIGASESIVSPLADGLGLKMLTPYSFLSAISEGTDPTAKDKATIDGQISGKKIKVYVYNSQNATPDVQAQVKAAKAEGIPVATVTETLTPAGASFQAWQVRQLQGIEAALAKATGK
- a CDS encoding ArsR/SmtB family transcription factor, coding for MTTASVPDEPIQDLHAASELLRALASPVRLGIVRELSGGGKRVHELVTALGVSQPLVSQHLRVLRASRIVTTRREAREIEYSLTDDHVAHIVLDAIRHAQE
- a CDS encoding TIGR03943 family putative permease subunit produces the protein MKRNLQVLLLLLTGAGLLHIALFSDLYLRYVKAGLRPLLIASGVLLVLLGMIAAARDGFPFSRDEPGHGPDDHHDDHGHDHSKGPRIAWLLYVPALLLLLFAPPALGSYTASRNDTATTSGAGTFPALPGKDPLALSVSEFGSRAKWDTDRSLRGRTVRLTGFVTPGTNGTWYLTRLIVTCCAADATAFKVEMHGATAPPADTWVTVTGTWRPTGKVGTDSARAALDTATVKRIPEPDDPYQDLPRIRAS
- a CDS encoding permease — its product is MGDVVDGTGGTAQPVRERPVSERPAIAPGAGDGLRLAARALFFTVVGGLSLAVIGATVVLLGPEVVLWLDRPAVQAWQTVFVAIVIQGIPFLLLGTLVSAAISAFVPAWVFTRILPRSPALAVPVASAAGALLPGCECASVPVAGSLMRRGVTPAAALAFLLSAPAINPIVLVATAIAFPSNPQMVLARLAASLATSVGMGWLWVAAGREKWLRLPKGPAGHAPGSGRLEEFRTSLQHDFLHAGGFLAVGAAAAATFNVAVPHSVLRTFTDSPWLAVPVLGALAVILAICSEADAFVAASLTGFSPTARLAFMVVGPMVDLKLVALQSGTFGRAFALRFSTATWFMAVVCSALIGWLLL
- the rpmF gene encoding 50S ribosomal protein L32; protein product: MAVPKRKMSRSNTRHRRAQWKASVPALVPVTIDGSVYRVPGRLVKAYQRGLLNPEG
- a CDS encoding GTP-binding protein, whose translation is MSDLADHLPVTVLSGFLGSGKTTLLNHLLNNRDGLRVAVIVNDMSEVNIDAALVRGGDAALSRTEERLVEMTNGCICCTLRDDLLEEVDRLAREGRFDYLLIESSGISEPMPVAATFAFPRDDGATLGDIARLDTMVTVVDAANFLPELAGGDGLAERGLDQYEDDERTVSDLLMDQIEFADVIVLNKLDLVDEQQAATLHAALTRLNPAARIVPARHGRVDPADVLGTGRFDLERAQQAPGWVMELNGDHMPETEEYGISSTVFRAGRPFHPGRLWEFVTEGLDSGAYGQILRSKGFFWLASRPRVTGLWSQAGAVARFEPSGARDPGNNNEQQGQELVFIGTGLRPDALRAALAACLITEADTGSVPLHDPFPAWDTYGIDDTCEHEHKHDAFEQAPRPVAAAARTR
- the rpsR gene encoding 30S ribosomal protein S18 — its product is MDRRSNRADKPRAPRPNPLDAARITYIDYKDTDLLRKFISDRGKIRSRRVTRVSAQQQRQLARAIKNAREMALLPYSSGK